One genomic segment of Pseudomonas chlororaphis subsp. aurantiaca includes these proteins:
- a CDS encoding 16S rRNA (uracil(1498)-N(3))-methyltransferase: protein MRLSRFFIDAPLSLGEHELPEAQAHYIGRVLRMAEGDALQLFDGSGNEFRGTLLEVGKKRVVVRLDESFAGQVESPLQIHLGQGLSRGERMDWAIQKATELGVNEITPIFSERCEVRLKDERADKRLAHWRQVAVSACEQCGRSRVPVIHPPVPLADWIKQTQADLKLVLHPVAEPLVSHAKPATLAFLIGPEGGLSDAEVDQAQDAGFLPARLGPRVLRTETAPVVALAVAQQLWGDF, encoded by the coding sequence ATGAGACTGTCCCGCTTCTTTATCGACGCCCCCCTGAGCCTCGGCGAGCACGAACTGCCGGAAGCCCAGGCCCACTACATCGGGCGCGTGCTGCGCATGGCCGAGGGCGACGCGCTGCAGTTGTTCGACGGTTCGGGCAACGAATTTCGCGGCACGCTGCTGGAAGTCGGCAAGAAACGCGTGGTGGTCCGGCTCGATGAAAGCTTCGCCGGGCAGGTCGAGTCGCCGCTGCAGATCCATCTCGGTCAGGGCTTGTCCCGGGGCGAGCGCATGGACTGGGCGATTCAGAAAGCCACCGAACTGGGGGTGAATGAAATCACCCCGATCTTCAGCGAGCGCTGCGAAGTGCGGCTCAAGGACGAACGCGCCGACAAGCGCCTGGCTCACTGGCGCCAGGTGGCCGTCAGCGCCTGCGAACAATGCGGGCGCTCACGGGTGCCGGTGATTCATCCGCCGGTGCCGCTGGCCGACTGGATCAAGCAGACCCAGGCCGACCTCAAGCTGGTGCTGCACCCGGTGGCCGAGCCGCTGGTAAGCCATGCCAAACCGGCGACCCTGGCATTCCTGATCGGCCCGGAAGGCGGTTTGTCCGATGCCGAAGTGGACCAGGCCCAGGACGCGGGCTTCCTGCCGGCGCGCCTCGGCCCGCGGGTGCTGCGCACCGAAACCGCGCCAGTGGTAGCGCTGGCGGTGGCCCAACAGCTGTGGGGCGACTTCTGA
- a CDS encoding transporter substrate-binding domain-containing protein encodes MQKITLLGCTLGLLLGSPLYASEAPLTGTLGKIANAGSITLGYRDASVPFSYVGDNSGKPMGYSVDLASKVVERIRDKLALPQLAVKYNLVTSQTRIPLVQNGTVDLECGSTGVTAERQKQVAFSYGFIYVKGQLLTARDSGIKSFADLRGKNVVTTAGTTNERFLKSYNVEHKIDMFVISAKDHGEAFQMLQSGRAAAFYMDDALLYGERAKARDPHNWVVVGEEQSREIYSCMVRKDDPQFLELVNSTLADLYRSGEINGIYQRWFEQPIPPKGLNLEFPMTSELKAIIAKPVSDPVE; translated from the coding sequence ATGCAAAAAATCACGTTGCTCGGCTGCACCCTGGGCCTGTTGCTCGGCTCCCCACTGTACGCCAGCGAGGCGCCGCTGACCGGCACCCTGGGCAAGATCGCCAATGCCGGCAGTATTACCCTGGGTTATCGCGATGCGTCGGTGCCGTTTTCCTATGTGGGTGACAACAGCGGCAAACCCATGGGCTACTCGGTGGACCTGGCGAGCAAGGTCGTCGAGCGCATCCGCGACAAACTGGCATTGCCGCAACTGGCGGTGAAGTACAACCTGGTGACGTCCCAGACCCGCATCCCTCTGGTGCAAAACGGCACCGTGGACCTGGAATGCGGCTCCACCGGAGTCACCGCCGAACGGCAGAAGCAGGTGGCGTTCTCCTACGGCTTCATCTACGTCAAGGGCCAGTTGCTGACCGCCAGGGACAGCGGGATCAAGAGTTTCGCCGACCTGCGCGGCAAGAACGTGGTGACCACCGCCGGCACCACCAACGAGCGCTTCCTCAAGAGCTATAACGTCGAGCACAAGATCGACATGTTCGTGATCAGCGCCAAGGACCACGGCGAAGCCTTCCAGATGTTGCAATCGGGTCGCGCCGCGGCGTTCTACATGGACGACGCGCTGCTTTACGGTGAACGGGCCAAGGCCCGCGATCCGCACAACTGGGTGGTGGTCGGCGAGGAGCAGTCGCGGGAAATCTACAGTTGCATGGTGCGCAAGGACGATCCGCAGTTCCTGGAACTGGTGAACAGCACCCTGGCGGACCTGTACCGCTCAGGGGAGATCAACGGGATCTACCAGCGCTGGTTCGAACAGCCGATTCCGCCCAAGGGCCTGAACCTGGAATTCCCGATGACCAGCGAGTTGAAGGCGATCATCGCCAAGCCGGTGAGCGATCCGGTGGAGTAA
- a CDS encoding RidA family protein has product MTIQRLHSNDRLSAVVSFADLIFLSGQVPGPATDAGGQTREVLAKIDALLAEAGSDKDHLLSATLYLKDIQQDFAAMNEVWSAWLSPGQAPSRTTVQAALARPEILVEITVIAVRR; this is encoded by the coding sequence ATGACCATCCAGCGTCTCCACAGCAATGACCGCCTCAGCGCTGTCGTGAGCTTTGCCGATCTGATCTTCCTCTCCGGCCAGGTGCCGGGCCCGGCCACCGATGCCGGCGGCCAGACCCGTGAAGTGCTGGCGAAGATCGACGCCTTGCTGGCCGAGGCCGGCAGCGACAAGGATCATCTGCTCAGTGCGACCCTCTACCTGAAAGACATCCAGCAGGACTTTGCCGCGATGAACGAGGTCTGGTCGGCCTGGTTGTCCCCTGGCCAGGCGCCGAGCCGCACCACCGTGCAGGCCGCGCTGGCGCGCCCGGAAATCCTGGTGGAAATCACTGTCATCGCGGTTCGCCGCTAA
- a CDS encoding D-amino acid dehydrogenase: MAQRVCIIGGGVIGLASAYALVREGFDVSLVEARESFASQTSFANGGQLSYRYVAPLADAGVPWQALGWMLRGDSPLKLRPRLDPAQWRWMAGFLAACRSSVNRRNGAHLLRLALLSQATLQSWREEDRLEGFHWRRNGKLVTFRETASFEHARHGLADPRQQQVLSAGECAQLEPTLGGAPFVGGIFTPDEEVADCHAFCQQLVARLQASGRCQLLTGRQVTGIRQAGGQVQAIELGDEVLAVDQLVLAAGHRSGELALPGLKLPLYPLKGYSLSVPIGAGHRAPEISITDYNRKIVYARIGQQLRVAAMVDIVGFDPSLDPRRLALMQRQARETFANAGDYDAAIEWAGMRPATPSGVPLIGATGYRNLWLNLGHGALGFTLACGSGRLLAELIGQRRPSIDMQGLAPHAA, translated from the coding sequence ATGGCACAGCGGGTTTGCATCATCGGCGGCGGGGTCATCGGCCTCGCCAGCGCCTACGCCCTGGTTCGCGAAGGGTTCGACGTCAGCCTGGTGGAGGCGCGCGAATCCTTCGCCAGCCAGACCAGCTTCGCCAATGGCGGCCAGCTGTCGTACCGCTACGTGGCGCCGCTGGCCGATGCCGGCGTGCCCTGGCAGGCCCTGGGCTGGATGCTGCGGGGCGACTCGCCGCTGAAGCTGCGCCCGCGCCTGGACCCGGCGCAGTGGCGCTGGATGGCCGGGTTCCTGGCGGCCTGTCGTAGTTCGGTCAACCGGCGCAACGGCGCTCACCTGCTGCGCCTGGCGCTGTTGAGTCAGGCCACCTTGCAGAGCTGGCGCGAGGAGGATCGGCTCGAGGGTTTTCACTGGCGGCGTAACGGCAAGCTGGTGACCTTTCGCGAAACCGCCAGTTTCGAGCATGCCCGCCATGGCTTGGCCGATCCTCGCCAGCAGCAGGTACTGTCCGCTGGCGAATGCGCGCAACTGGAGCCGACCCTCGGCGGCGCGCCCTTTGTCGGCGGCATCTTCACCCCGGACGAAGAGGTGGCCGACTGTCATGCCTTCTGCCAGCAACTGGTGGCGCGGCTGCAGGCTTCCGGCCGCTGCCAGCTGCTGACGGGGCGCCAGGTCACCGGTATTCGTCAGGCGGGCGGCCAGGTGCAGGCCATCGAGCTGGGCGACGAGGTGCTGGCGGTGGATCAACTGGTACTCGCCGCCGGTCATCGCAGTGGCGAGCTGGCGTTGCCCGGGCTGAAGCTGCCGCTGTATCCGCTCAAGGGCTACAGTCTCAGCGTGCCGATCGGCGCGGGGCATCGGGCTCCGGAGATCAGCATCACCGACTACAACCGCAAGATCGTCTACGCGCGGATCGGCCAGCAGCTGCGAGTGGCGGCCATGGTCGATATCGTCGGTTTCGACCCGTCCCTGGACCCCAGGCGCCTGGCCCTGATGCAGCGCCAGGCCCGGGAAACCTTCGCCAACGCCGGCGACTACGATGCCGCCATCGAGTGGGCCGGCATGCGTCCGGCGACTCCCAGCGGCGTACCGCTGATTGGCGCCACCGGCTACCGCAACCTGTGGCTCAACCTTGGCCACGGCGCCCTGGGGTTCACCCTGGCCTGTGGCAGCGGGCGCCTGCTGGCCGAGCTGATCGGCCAGCGCCGTCCTTCCATCGACATGCAGGGGCTCGCGCCCCATGCCGCCTGA
- a CDS encoding LysR family transcriptional regulator, with amino-acid sequence MRLRHIEIFQAIRQTGSISGAAQLLHVSQPAVTKVLQHAEQQLGFPLFLRVKGKLQATPEALELEREVDKVSESLQGVRRLARSLRREPGHSLRIGATPALALSLLPPAINQWTRRYPDIVCELSSAHSRELVQNLLMREIDVALTLQRPDHPGLTAQALASGVLVALAPLDYWPQAARGTPLPLMELAGAPLIGLSSADPLAAKLDGYLKAVEPAPRVSIAVQTYSLARAMVESGAGLAVIDPFTALGASPASTAIRPLTPALPITLYAVTRAVEALPHTLSSLLEIFGGRAQEQLDRLMTGD; translated from the coding sequence ATGCGACTGCGTCATATCGAGATTTTCCAGGCCATCCGCCAGACCGGCTCGATCAGCGGCGCGGCGCAACTGCTACACGTCTCCCAGCCGGCGGTGACCAAGGTCTTGCAGCACGCCGAGCAGCAGCTGGGGTTCCCGCTGTTCCTGCGGGTCAAGGGCAAGTTGCAGGCCACCCCGGAAGCCCTGGAGCTGGAGCGCGAAGTCGACAAGGTCAGCGAAAGCCTGCAAGGGGTGCGGCGCCTGGCCCGGAGCCTGCGCCGCGAACCGGGCCACAGCCTGCGGATCGGCGCCACGCCGGCGCTGGCCCTGTCCTTGCTGCCGCCGGCCATCAACCAGTGGACCCGGCGCTACCCGGACATCGTCTGCGAGCTGTCCAGCGCCCACAGCCGCGAGCTGGTGCAGAACCTGCTGATGCGCGAGATCGACGTGGCCCTGACCCTGCAACGCCCGGATCATCCGGGGCTGACCGCCCAGGCCCTGGCCAGCGGGGTGCTGGTGGCGCTGGCGCCGCTGGATTACTGGCCCCAGGCGGCCAGGGGCACGCCGCTGCCCTTGATGGAATTGGCAGGGGCGCCCTTGATCGGCCTGTCCAGCGCCGACCCGCTGGCGGCGAAACTCGACGGTTACCTGAAAGCCGTGGAGCCCGCGCCACGGGTCAGCATTGCCGTGCAGACCTACTCCCTGGCCCGGGCCATGGTCGAATCCGGGGCCGGGCTGGCGGTGATCGACCCCTTCACCGCCCTCGGCGCCTCCCCCGCCAGCACCGCGATTCGCCCGCTGACCCCGGCGCTGCCAATCACCCTGTATGCCGTGACCCGCGCGGTGGAGGCCCTGCCCCATACCTTGAGCAGCCTGCTGGAGATCTTCGGCGGCCGGGCCCAGGAACAATTGGATAGGTTGATGACTGGGGATTGA
- the trhA gene encoding PAQR family membrane homeostasis protein TrhA encodes MYYGERLNAWTHLVGAIAALVGGIWLLVLACLDGSPWKIVSVAIYGFTLLVLYSASTVYHSVRGRAKSIMQKVDHYSIYLLIAGSYTPFCLVTLRGPWGWTLFGIVWGLALIGILQEIKPRSEARILSIVIYAVMGWIVLVAVKPLLAALGLAGFAWLASGGVLYTVGIVFFALDSRLRHAHGIWHLFVIAGSLLHFVAIFFYVL; translated from the coding sequence ATGTATTACGGGGAAAGACTCAACGCCTGGACACATCTGGTGGGAGCGATTGCGGCACTGGTCGGGGGGATCTGGCTGCTGGTGCTGGCCTGCCTCGACGGCAGCCCGTGGAAAATCGTCAGCGTGGCGATCTACGGCTTCACCTTGCTGGTGCTGTACAGCGCCTCGACCGTGTACCACAGCGTGCGCGGGCGGGCGAAAAGCATCATGCAGAAGGTCGATCACTACTCCATCTACCTGCTGATCGCCGGCAGCTATACGCCGTTCTGCCTGGTGACCCTGCGCGGGCCTTGGGGCTGGACGCTGTTCGGGATCGTCTGGGGGCTGGCGCTGATCGGTATCTTGCAGGAGATCAAGCCGCGTTCCGAGGCGCGCATCCTGTCCATCGTGATCTACGCGGTGATGGGCTGGATCGTGCTGGTGGCGGTCAAGCCGCTGCTGGCGGCCCTGGGCCTCGCCGGCTTCGCCTGGCTGGCCTCGGGCGGGGTGCTCTACACCGTCGGCATCGTCTTCTTCGCCCTCGACAGCCGTTTGCGCCACGCCCACGGGATCTGGCACCTGTTCGTGATCGCCGGCAGCCTGCTGCACTTCGTGGCGATCTTCTTCTATGTGTTGTGA
- a CDS encoding LysR family transcriptional regulator gives MLIDEELTLKKLEVFLAFMRTGNLARAAAELQTSNVSVHRAIHSLESALRCPLFKHEGRNLTPLESAFVLEERAQKLIQDVLESVRLTREAAGFSAERFKLGSLYSLTVKTVPQLIMGLKLRRSELNIDLILGSNIDLLYKLKNMEVDAILVSLDDSVSDPDCEQIPLFSDDIYLATPADSPFAQQAEVDLSDVRDATFITLTQGFATHQDGVRVFKQAGFEPKVAMQVNDIFTLLSMVSSGVGYALLPGRIAAVYENRVKLIPLQARYRLQQHIGVVFLKAKERDPNLLALLAECRMYANRQSESPR, from the coding sequence ATGCTGATCGATGAAGAGTTGACCCTGAAAAAGCTCGAAGTGTTTCTGGCGTTCATGCGCACCGGCAACCTGGCACGCGCCGCCGCCGAGTTGCAGACCAGCAATGTCAGCGTGCACCGGGCCATTCACTCCCTGGAAAGCGCCCTGCGCTGCCCGCTGTTCAAGCATGAAGGGCGCAACCTGACGCCGCTGGAAAGCGCCTTCGTCCTTGAGGAACGGGCGCAGAAGCTGATCCAGGACGTGCTCGAGAGCGTGCGCCTGACCCGCGAAGCCGCCGGGTTCTCGGCGGAACGTTTCAAGCTCGGTTCCCTGTACTCATTGACGGTGAAAACCGTGCCGCAGTTGATCATGGGCCTGAAGCTGCGCCGCAGCGAGCTGAATATCGACCTGATCCTCGGCTCCAACATCGACCTGCTGTACAAGCTGAAGAACATGGAGGTCGACGCGATCCTGGTATCGCTGGACGACAGCGTCAGCGACCCGGACTGCGAGCAGATCCCGCTGTTTTCCGACGATATCTACCTCGCCACGCCAGCCGACTCGCCGTTCGCCCAGCAGGCGGAAGTCGACCTCAGCGATGTGCGCGACGCGACCTTCATCACCCTGACCCAGGGCTTCGCCACCCATCAGGACGGCGTGCGGGTGTTCAAGCAGGCGGGGTTCGAACCGAAGGTGGCGATGCAGGTCAACGACATCTTCACCCTGCTGAGCATGGTCAGCTCGGGGGTGGGCTATGCCCTGCTGCCGGGAAGGATTGCCGCGGTGTACGAAAACCGCGTGAAGCTGATTCCGCTGCAGGCGCGCTACCGGCTGCAACAGCATATCGGCGTGGTGTTCCTCAAGGCCAAGGAGCGCGACCCGAACCTGCTGGCGCTGCTGGCCGAGTGCCGGATGTACGCCAACCGGCAGAGCGAATCGCCACGGTAA
- the madM gene encoding malonate transporter subunit MadM produces MYEAMMKVITGYGLISGFAVIGITMWVSYWISNTFTKGRLHGSAIAILLGLVLSYVGGAFTGGQKGVVDIPLLSGIGLLGGAMLRDFAIVATAFGVSVEELKRAGFVGVLALFVGVGSSFVAGVGVAMAFGYTDAVSLTTIGAGAVTYIVGPVTGAAIGASSEVMALSIAAGLIKAILVMVMTPFVAPLIGLDNPRSAVIFGGLMGTSSGVAGGLAATDPKLVPYGCLTAAFYTALGCLLGPSLLFLLMRGLLG; encoded by the coding sequence ATGTACGAAGCGATGATGAAGGTCATTACCGGCTACGGGTTAATCAGTGGTTTCGCGGTGATCGGGATCACCATGTGGGTCTCTTACTGGATCTCCAACACCTTTACCAAGGGCCGCCTGCATGGCTCGGCCATCGCCATCCTGCTGGGGCTGGTGCTGTCCTATGTCGGTGGCGCCTTTACCGGCGGGCAAAAGGGCGTGGTGGATATCCCGCTGCTGTCGGGCATTGGCCTGCTGGGCGGTGCGATGCTGCGGGACTTCGCGATTGTCGCCACGGCGTTCGGGGTCAGCGTCGAGGAGCTCAAGCGCGCCGGTTTCGTCGGCGTGCTGGCGCTGTTCGTCGGGGTCGGCTCGTCCTTCGTGGCCGGGGTCGGCGTGGCCATGGCCTTCGGTTATACCGATGCGGTCAGCCTGACCACCATTGGTGCGGGGGCGGTGACCTATATCGTCGGTCCGGTGACCGGGGCGGCCATTGGCGCCAGTTCCGAAGTCATGGCGCTGTCGATTGCCGCCGGTCTGATCAAGGCGATCCTGGTGATGGTCATGACCCCTTTCGTGGCGCCGCTGATCGGCCTCGACAACCCGCGCAGCGCGGTGATCTTTGGCGGCCTGATGGGCACTTCCAGCGGCGTGGCCGGGGGGCTGGCGGCGACCGATCCCAAGCTGGTGCCCTACGGTTGCCTGACGGCGGCGTTCTACACCGCCCTGGGCTGCCTGCTGGGACCGTCGCTGCTGTTCCTGCTGATGCGCGGCCTGCTGGGCTGA
- the madL gene encoding malonate transporter subunit MadL — protein sequence MIIYGVAFLAFCTLAGIFIGELLGKLIGVPANVGGVGIAMLLLIGLGSYLNKRGLFTGKSEQGVEFWGAVYIPIVVAMAAQQNVYGALKGGPMAILAGTLAVVIAFALVPVLVRIGNKAPDVAAPQKSVG from the coding sequence ATGATTATCTACGGTGTGGCCTTTCTGGCCTTTTGTACCCTGGCGGGTATTTTCATCGGTGAGCTGCTGGGCAAACTGATCGGCGTACCGGCCAATGTCGGCGGTGTGGGTATCGCCATGCTGCTGTTGATCGGTCTCGGTAGCTACCTGAACAAACGCGGCCTGTTCACTGGCAAGTCCGAGCAGGGCGTGGAGTTCTGGGGCGCGGTGTATATCCCCATAGTGGTAGCCATGGCCGCCCAGCAGAACGTTTATGGCGCGCTCAAGGGTGGGCCCATGGCGATTCTCGCGGGAACCCTGGCGGTCGTGATCGCCTTTGCCCTGGTTCCGGTGCTGGTGCGCATCGGCAACAAGGCGCCGGACGTGGCCGCCCCTCAGAAAAGTGTGGGGTGA
- the mdcH gene encoding malonate decarboxylase subunit epsilon produces the protein MSSLLVFPGQGAQQPGMLHRLPTSALVDACLRQASEVLGEDALALDSSQALASTRAVQLCLLIAGVANARVLLENGPGADYVAGLSIGAYPAAVVAGALDFGDALRLVSLRGELMQQAYPQGYGMTAIIGLELATVEAFLARVHRPDNPVYLANINADSQVVIAGSDTAMAQVAELARSCGVGVAKRLAVSVPSHCPLLEQPTQVLAEAFSRVTLQPPRLGYLSGSRARPLRTPEQLRDDLAFNMCRVVDWRGTVQSAYERGVRLQIELPPGAVLTALARRVFEQGTVMACDGARLDTLQALLREEGNRQP, from the coding sequence GTGAGCAGCCTGCTGGTGTTCCCAGGCCAGGGCGCGCAGCAGCCGGGGATGTTGCATCGCCTGCCGACCAGCGCCCTGGTGGACGCCTGCCTGCGACAGGCCAGCGAAGTCCTGGGCGAGGATGCCCTGGCCCTGGACTCGTCCCAGGCCCTGGCGAGCACCCGGGCGGTGCAGCTGTGCCTGCTGATCGCCGGCGTGGCCAATGCCAGGGTGTTGCTGGAAAACGGGCCGGGCGCGGATTACGTGGCGGGCTTGTCGATTGGAGCCTATCCCGCCGCAGTGGTCGCCGGGGCCCTGGATTTTGGCGATGCGCTGCGTCTGGTCAGCCTGCGCGGCGAGCTGATGCAGCAGGCCTATCCGCAGGGTTATGGCATGACCGCGATCATCGGCCTGGAACTGGCGACGGTGGAGGCTTTTCTGGCCCGGGTGCACCGCCCGGACAACCCGGTGTACCTGGCCAATATCAACGCCGATAGCCAGGTGGTGATCGCCGGCAGCGATACCGCCATGGCCCAGGTCGCCGAGCTGGCCCGGAGTTGCGGTGTCGGGGTGGCCAAGCGTCTGGCGGTCAGCGTGCCGTCCCATTGCCCGTTGCTGGAGCAGCCGACCCAGGTCCTGGCCGAGGCCTTCTCCAGGGTGACGCTGCAGCCGCCGCGCCTGGGTTACCTGAGCGGCAGCCGCGCGCGGCCGCTGCGCACGCCAGAGCAGTTGCGCGACGACCTGGCGTTCAACATGTGCCGGGTGGTGGATTGGCGCGGCACTGTGCAAAGCGCCTACGAGCGCGGCGTGCGGCTACAGATCGAACTGCCGCCCGGTGCGGTGTTGACCGCTCTGGCGCGTCGGGTGTTCGAGCAGGGCACCGTGATGGCCTGCGACGGTGCCCGGCTCGACACCCTGCAAGCGCTGTTGCGCGAGGAGGGAAACCGCCAACCCTAG
- a CDS encoding malonate decarboxylase holo-ACP synthase, producing MTSALLPHDLLWGLTPQQLPADAPAWAVTAMAAGQPVVVRRALTAAGQVAVGVRGRLREQRYGTLMAVAAIERRVRPEELRYVESDRAWPALQALAQLREPLDALGLAWGVSGSAGFELASGVPALHRQSDLDLILRTAQPMDRVQARALLARLDGAVCPVDLQLQTPNGAVALREWAGTSARVLLKSASGARLVSDPWQALEQVA from the coding sequence ATGACCAGCGCCTTGCTGCCCCATGACCTGTTGTGGGGCCTGACCCCGCAACAGTTGCCCGCCGATGCCCCGGCCTGGGCAGTGACGGCCATGGCCGCCGGGCAACCGGTGGTGGTGCGCCGTGCCTTGACCGCGGCCGGGCAAGTGGCGGTGGGCGTGCGTGGGCGGCTGCGCGAGCAGCGCTACGGGACGCTGATGGCGGTGGCAGCCATCGAGCGCCGGGTGCGCCCGGAAGAGCTGCGTTATGTCGAGTCGGATCGGGCCTGGCCAGCGCTCCAGGCGCTGGCTCAGTTGCGTGAACCCTTGGATGCCCTTGGCCTGGCCTGGGGTGTCAGCGGCAGTGCCGGTTTTGAACTGGCCAGCGGCGTGCCGGCGCTGCATCGGCAGAGCGACCTGGACCTGATCCTGCGCACTGCACAGCCCATGGACCGGGTTCAGGCCCGGGCGTTGCTGGCGCGGCTCGATGGCGCCGTCTGCCCGGTGGACCTGCAATTGCAGACACCCAACGGCGCGGTGGCCCTGCGCGAGTGGGCCGGGACATCGGCGCGGGTGCTGCTGAAAAGCGCCAGTGGCGCGCGTCTGGTCAGCGATCCGTGGCAGGCCCTGGAGCAGGTGGCGTGA
- the mdcE gene encoding biotin-independent malonate decarboxylase subunit gamma — protein sequence MMSAYSLRGLHWFTALSAVAAPVAGLPASLKVADATLEQQPVRFIAVVADPANPFVRARNGEVGLLEGWGLAKAVDEAIEADREQSVKRALIAIVDVPSQAYGRREEALGIHQALAAAADSYARARLAGHPVIGLLVGKAMSGAFLAHGYQANRLIALRDPGVMVHAMGKVSAARVTLRSVEELEALAASVPPMAYDIDSYASLGLLWETLSVSQIEQPTADDLAQVRQCLSQAIVDVRSHGRDLSGRLGATNRGASNRVRQLLREQW from the coding sequence CTGATGAGTGCTTATTCCCTGCGGGGCCTGCATTGGTTCACGGCCCTGAGCGCGGTCGCTGCCCCGGTCGCGGGCCTGCCCGCCTCGTTGAAGGTGGCGGACGCCACGCTGGAACAGCAGCCGGTGCGCTTTATCGCCGTGGTCGCCGACCCGGCCAACCCCTTTGTGCGCGCCCGCAACGGTGAGGTCGGCCTGCTGGAAGGCTGGGGCCTGGCCAAGGCGGTGGACGAGGCGATCGAGGCCGACCGCGAGCAGAGCGTCAAGCGCGCGCTGATCGCCATAGTCGATGTGCCGAGCCAGGCCTATGGGCGTCGCGAAGAAGCCCTGGGTATCCATCAGGCCCTGGCCGCGGCCGCCGACAGTTATGCCCGGGCCCGGCTGGCCGGGCATCCGGTGATCGGCCTGCTGGTGGGCAAGGCCATGTCCGGGGCCTTCCTGGCCCACGGTTATCAGGCCAACCGCCTGATCGCCCTGCGCGATCCGGGGGTGATGGTGCACGCCATGGGCAAGGTGTCGGCGGCGCGGGTCACCCTGCGCAGCGTCGAGGAACTGGAGGCCCTGGCGGCCAGCGTGCCGCCCATGGCCTATGACATCGACAGCTATGCCAGCCTCGGTTTGCTCTGGGAGACCCTGTCGGTCAGCCAGATCGAACAGCCGACCGCCGACGATCTGGCCCAGGTGCGGCAATGCCTGAGCCAGGCGATTGTCGATGTGCGGAGCCATGGCCGCGATCTTTCGGGACGCCTGGGCGCCACTAACCGTGGTGCTTCGAACCGGGTCCGCCAGCTGTTGCGCGAGCAATGGTGA
- a CDS encoding biotin-independent malonate decarboxylase subunit beta: MTDSARLLNKHSFVELGARQRAKALLDAGSFRELLDPFQRVMSPWLARQGVVPQADDGVVIAKGSIDGLPVVIAAIEGAFQGGSLGEVGGAKIAGALELAAEDNRKGIPTRAVLLLETGGVRLQEANLGLAAIADIHAAIVDLRQYQPVIGIVAGSVGCFGGMSIAAGLCSYLLVTQEARLGLNGPQVIEQEAGLEEYDSRDRPFIWSLTGGEQRFASGLADRYVADDVAQIRQQVGELLAQGLPDGQRSRQAELYLQRLARLDSHPQIDPATVRQLYRGDH, translated from the coding sequence ATGACTGACAGCGCCCGTTTGCTCAACAAACACAGCTTCGTCGAACTCGGTGCCCGGCAGCGGGCCAAGGCCCTGCTCGACGCCGGCAGCTTTCGCGAGTTGCTTGATCCGTTCCAGCGCGTCATGTCGCCGTGGCTGGCCCGCCAGGGCGTGGTGCCCCAGGCCGACGACGGGGTGGTGATCGCCAAGGGCAGCATCGATGGCCTGCCGGTGGTGATCGCCGCCATCGAAGGCGCGTTCCAGGGCGGCAGCCTCGGCGAGGTCGGCGGGGCGAAGATTGCCGGCGCCCTGGAACTGGCGGCCGAAGACAACCGCAAGGGCATTCCCACCCGCGCCGTGCTGTTGCTGGAAACCGGCGGCGTGCGCCTGCAGGAAGCCAACCTCGGGTTGGCAGCCATAGCTGACATCCACGCGGCAATTGTCGACCTGCGCCAGTACCAGCCGGTGATAGGTATCGTGGCCGGCAGCGTCGGCTGTTTTGGCGGTATGTCGATTGCCGCCGGGCTGTGCAGTTACCTGCTGGTGACCCAGGAGGCGCGTCTGGGCCTCAATGGCCCGCAGGTGATCGAACAGGAAGCCGGCCTCGAGGAATACGACTCCCGCGACCGGCCCTTTATCTGGAGCCTGACCGGCGGCGAGCAGCGTTTCGCCAGCGGCCTGGCGGACCGTTATGTGGCCGACGACGTGGCGCAGATCCGCCAACAGGTCGGCGAGCTGCTGGCCCAGGGCCTGCCCGACGGGCAGCGCAGCCGTCAGGCGGAATTGTACCTGCAACGCCTGGCACGGCTGGACAGCCATCCACAGATCGATCCGGCGACGGTTCGCCAGCTGTATCGAGGAGATCACTGA
- a CDS encoding malonate decarboxylase subunit delta: protein METLSFEFPAGQPARGRALVGCVGSGDLEVLLEPGQPGKLSIQVQTSVNGSASRWQHLFERMFGGQTPPALSIDIHDFGATPGVVRLRLEQGFEEIGHD from the coding sequence ATGGAAACCTTGTCTTTCGAATTTCCCGCCGGGCAACCCGCCCGGGGCCGGGCGCTGGTGGGCTGTGTCGGCTCGGGCGACCTGGAAGTGCTGCTCGAACCCGGGCAGCCCGGCAAGCTGAGCATTCAAGTGCAGACCTCGGTCAACGGCAGCGCGTCGCGCTGGCAGCATCTGTTCGAGCGCATGTTCGGCGGCCAGACGCCGCCAGCCCTGAGCATCGACATCCATGACTTCGGCGCCACTCCCGGCGTGGTCCGCCTGCGCCTGGAGCAGGGTTTCGAGGAGATCGGCCATGACTGA